From Calditrichota bacterium, one genomic window encodes:
- a CDS encoding sugar transferase, producing MQKSFDFVVSLISLAVLLPLFLLIALFIKLDSRGPVFFKQKRVGKNLILFDILKFRTMVNERDINGASITVSGDSRITRMGQLLRKYKLDELPQLINILRGEMSFVGSRPEVPKYVQFYKNDYKFLLQNRPGMTDPASLVYRNEERVLAQSSNWEKYYLEKVLPHKIKLSAHYLKNRHFFSDLRLIFITILGRDLPKDFLPPT from the coding sequence ATTCAAAAAAGTTTTGATTTTGTCGTTTCACTCATCTCACTTGCTGTACTCCTGCCACTCTTTTTACTCATTGCATTGTTTATTAAATTGGATTCCAGGGGGCCTGTTTTTTTTAAACAAAAAAGGGTGGGGAAAAACCTCATTTTGTTCGATATCCTAAAATTCCGTACAATGGTCAATGAACGGGATATTAACGGAGCCTCAATTACCGTTTCCGGCGATTCTCGGATAACAAGGATGGGTCAACTTCTAAGAAAATATAAATTGGATGAGCTTCCACAGCTCATTAATATTCTTCGGGGAGAGATGAGTTTTGTAGGATCAAGGCCAGAAGTTCCAAAATATGTTCAGTTCTATAAAAATGATTATAAATTCTTACTTCAAAACAGACCCGGAATGACCGATCCGGCATCCCTGGTTTACAGAAACGAAGAAAGGGTATTGGCTCAATCATCGAATTGGGAAAAGTACTATTTGGAAAAGGTTTTACCCCATAAAATTAAACTTTCAGCGCATTATCTTAAGAATCGCCACTTCTTTTCTGATCTAAGACTGATTTTTATAACGATCTTAGGACGTGATCTGCCAAAAGATTTCTTGCCCCCCACATAG
- a CDS encoding sigma-54-dependent Fis family transcriptional regulator has product MMKLLLVDDDESLCRVIAHQLRQMDFQVDIAFTGEKGLALFKANSYDVILSDINLPGITGMDVLKSVRERDKEVIFILITAYGSVENAVAASKFGADDYLIKPFGKEAMRFVIEKALRFRQLRQENRRLKIELSQKFGFDALVGRSPKMEALVQMAFRMAASDSTVLILGESGTGKELLARGIHANSGRREGPFVTVNCPSIPEQLLESELFGHVKGAFTGAVKDRRGKFEMANGGTLFLDEIGDLKFDLQSKLLRVLQEREIERVGENKPIPVDVRIIAATNRNLEQMMKDGQFREDLYYRLRVLPLVIPPLRERKEDIIPLVHHFIKKHGNGVDYKIDPDVLELLENYDWPGNVRELENVIERAVVLSADGRITSDLLPEEFRFPAPHRISGGEGSKSTLLEVERQVIEDALRKANGNQSKAAKLLGIPRHVLLYRLKKYEKG; this is encoded by the coding sequence ATGATGAAATTATTACTTGTTGATGATGATGAGAGTCTGTGCCGGGTTATTGCGCACCAACTCAGGCAAATGGATTTTCAAGTGGATATCGCCTTTACGGGTGAGAAGGGACTGGCGCTATTTAAGGCCAACTCATATGACGTGATTCTTTCAGATATTAACTTGCCCGGGATAACCGGAATGGATGTTCTAAAGAGCGTCCGGGAGCGCGATAAAGAAGTTATTTTTATTTTGATTACGGCTTACGGCTCTGTAGAAAATGCCGTGGCGGCCTCTAAATTTGGCGCAGATGATTATTTAATTAAACCCTTTGGAAAAGAGGCCATGCGCTTTGTAATTGAGAAAGCGCTTCGTTTCAGACAACTCCGTCAGGAAAATCGCAGGCTAAAAATTGAACTCTCGCAAAAGTTTGGATTCGATGCGTTGGTAGGGAGAAGCCCCAAAATGGAGGCTCTTGTGCAAATGGCTTTTCGGATGGCCGCCAGCGATTCTACGGTTCTGATTTTGGGGGAGAGCGGTACCGGGAAAGAATTGCTTGCCAGGGGGATCCATGCCAACAGCGGCCGGCGGGAAGGCCCCTTTGTAACCGTAAATTGTCCGTCTATTCCTGAACAATTATTGGAAAGTGAGTTGTTTGGGCATGTGAAGGGAGCCTTTACAGGAGCGGTCAAAGACAGACGGGGCAAATTTGAAATGGCCAATGGCGGGACGTTGTTCCTGGATGAAATCGGGGATTTGAAATTTGATCTCCAGTCAAAGTTGCTTCGTGTTTTACAAGAACGGGAAATTGAACGGGTGGGCGAGAATAAGCCTATTCCTGTCGATGTGCGCATTATTGCGGCGACAAATAGGAATCTGGAGCAAATGATGAAAGACGGACAGTTCCGGGAGGACCTGTACTATCGCTTGCGTGTATTGCCCCTGGTTATCCCTCCTCTTCGGGAAAGAAAAGAGGACATCATCCCGCTTGTTCACCATTTTATCAAGAAGCATGGCAATGGCGTGGATTACAAAATTGACCCGGATGTTCTGGAGTTGCTGGAGAATTATGATTGGCCGGGAAATGTGAGGGAATTGGAGAACGTGATTGAACGTGCGGTTGTTTTGAGTGCCGATGGGCGAATTACATCGGATTTGCTTCCCGAGGAATTCCGTTTTCCTGCCCCCCATCGGATAAGCGGAGGTGAAGGGTCAAAATCGACTTTGCTGGAAGTAGAAAGGCAGGTTATTGAAGATGCGTTGCGCAAGGCTAACGGGAATCAGTCCAAAGCGGCCAAACTGTTGGGAATCCCCCGGCACGTCTTGCTGTATCGGCTGAAGAAATATGAGAAGGGATGA
- a CDS encoding DegT/DnrJ/EryC1/StrS family aminotransferase codes for MKNIPFHRPYITDEEINEVIDSIRSGWLTMGPKTIKFEKAFADYIGVSEAISVNSGTAALHLALKAVGIKRGDEVVIPAVTFTATGEVVAYFGAKPILVDIEKDTANIDPHAISKLLEKKADPGNVKAIIPVHFGGIPCEMNAIKKIAKKFNLKVIEDAAHALPAWYNSNKIGTIGDLTCFSFYATKTLTTGEGGMVTTNNKEWAESIRTARLHGISSDVWKRYSTNGSWYYEVVDAGFKYNMTDIQAALGLAQLRKLEWMWKKRRDVARAYLQSFQGISEIIPYKPNSGITNAWHLFTLILDIDRLTISRNQFIQELAHDGIGTSVHFIPLYHHPFYKKTYNYKKGDFPNSEWLYKRTISLPIFPGMTQSEVNRVIKSVLRIIQIYRKKKYYPVGRHGISNEKSAILTRQN; via the coding sequence ATGAAAAATATTCCCTTTCACCGCCCCTATATTACGGATGAAGAAATTAACGAAGTAATTGATTCTATTCGATCGGGTTGGCTTACCATGGGCCCCAAAACCATCAAATTTGAAAAGGCTTTTGCTGATTATATTGGTGTCTCTGAGGCAATAAGCGTCAATTCCGGGACAGCGGCTCTTCACTTGGCCCTGAAAGCTGTCGGTATCAAGAGGGGAGATGAGGTCGTGATCCCTGCAGTTACGTTTACGGCTACTGGAGAAGTGGTCGCTTACTTTGGTGCCAAGCCAATTCTTGTGGATATTGAGAAGGACACTGCGAACATAGACCCTCATGCCATTTCGAAATTACTTGAAAAGAAAGCAGATCCAGGCAATGTTAAGGCGATTATCCCTGTGCATTTTGGTGGTATTCCTTGCGAAATGAACGCCATAAAAAAGATCGCAAAAAAGTTTAACCTAAAAGTTATTGAGGATGCGGCTCACGCTTTACCTGCCTGGTACAACAGCAATAAAATTGGGACAATTGGCGATTTGACCTGCTTCAGTTTTTACGCCACAAAAACCCTGACTACTGGGGAAGGCGGGATGGTAACCACAAACAACAAGGAATGGGCCGAAAGTATTAGAACAGCGCGCCTGCACGGTATTTCATCCGATGTGTGGAAGCGCTATTCAACAAACGGTTCATGGTATTATGAAGTGGTTGACGCGGGTTTTAAATATAATATGACAGACATTCAAGCAGCTTTGGGGTTGGCACAACTGCGAAAATTGGAATGGATGTGGAAAAAACGAAGAGATGTTGCCAGAGCGTATCTACAGTCTTTTCAAGGAATTAGCGAAATTATCCCATACAAGCCCAATTCCGGCATAACCAATGCCTGGCACTTGTTTACTCTTATATTAGATATTGACCGCTTAACCATCAGCCGGAATCAATTTATTCAGGAGTTGGCTCACGACGGTATCGGAACATCCGTGCATTTTATTCCTCTCTATCACCATCCGTTCTATAAAAAAACGTACAATTATAAAAAAGGGGATTTTCCAAATTCAGAATGGCTTTATAAACGCACAATTTCTCTGCCGATCTTCCCGGGAATGACACAATCGGAAGTTAATCGGGTAATAAAATCGGTACTAAGGATTATTCAGATATACAGGAAGAAAAAATATTATCCCGTGGGCAGACATGGAATATCAAATGAAAAATCTGCAATTTTGACGAGGCAAAATTGA
- a CDS encoding sensor histidine kinase, whose translation MTPKYSALIIKLSQLVKIVFIAILILIVTLLHYSTKTSMPHWHEVYKTLYFIPIILAAFWYDLAGALTTSLIISLVYLPHVIFQWGGSFSFNSSRILMILLYNIIALVTGYLAQREKQERARYQEAAEKLDDSYERLKAQSDQLRLIEEKLRQTERLSTLGELTASLAHEVRNPLGSIKGVAEILSEEYAESGKNREFVDILQTEVSRLNEVVGNYLNFARTNRVQKKPTNIVEVLQSTLALVRVKINHAGIRMRIHLPEEEVPVLGDEHLLRQALLNLVLNAINAMPNGGDLAVNLNEKEELVEICLKDSGTGIPRNKMKDIFRVFYTTRESGTGLGLPISKRIIEEHGGKLLLKSEYQKGTQAIIILPKMTENHS comes from the coding sequence ATGACTCCTAAGTATTCTGCTTTAATTATTAAGCTGAGTCAACTGGTTAAAATAGTTTTTATTGCCATTTTGATACTGATTGTAACGCTTTTGCACTACAGTACCAAAACATCTATGCCCCATTGGCACGAAGTCTACAAAACCCTCTATTTTATTCCGATTATTTTGGCTGCTTTCTGGTACGATCTGGCAGGTGCTCTCACGACCTCGCTAATTATTAGCCTGGTTTATCTTCCTCATGTTATTTTTCAATGGGGAGGAAGTTTCTCTTTCAATAGCAGCCGCATTTTAATGATTCTTCTCTATAATATTATTGCGCTGGTCACGGGCTATCTGGCTCAGCGAGAAAAACAAGAACGGGCGCGGTATCAGGAGGCAGCAGAAAAACTGGACGATTCGTATGAACGCTTGAAAGCACAGTCCGATCAACTCAGATTGATTGAAGAAAAGCTTCGTCAAACGGAAAGGCTCTCCACACTGGGGGAGCTGACAGCCAGTTTGGCTCACGAGGTCAGAAATCCGCTGGGGTCCATTAAGGGTGTGGCCGAAATTCTTTCTGAAGAGTATGCGGAATCGGGAAAGAATCGGGAGTTTGTGGATATTTTGCAGACGGAGGTTTCTCGTCTGAATGAAGTCGTAGGGAACTATTTAAATTTTGCCCGGACAAATCGTGTTCAAAAGAAGCCCACAAATATAGTTGAAGTCTTACAGTCCACACTGGCGCTGGTGCGGGTAAAGATAAACCATGCAGGCATCCGAATGCGCATTCACCTTCCGGAAGAGGAAGTACCTGTTTTGGGGGATGAGCATTTGCTGCGGCAGGCGCTTTTGAATCTTGTTTTGAATGCAATTAATGCCATGCCTAACGGAGGGGATTTGGCGGTAAATTTAAATGAAAAAGAAGAATTGGTCGAAATTTGTTTGAAGGATTCCGGTACAGGTATTCCCCGGAATAAGATGAAGGATATTTTTAGGGTATTTTATACCACTCGGGAATCCGGTACCGGATTGGGACTTCCGATTTCGAAGCGAATTATTGAAGAACATGGGGGAAAATTGCTGCTAAAAAGCGAGTATCAAAAGGGCACACAGGCCATTATTATTTTGCCCAAAATGACTGAAAACCATTCGTAA